The DNA window CCGTCCTTCGCGACGCCGTCCACGTCGATCTCGCCGCTGCCGATCATCCAGTCCACGTGCGTCAGGCTGTCGTTCCCGCCGGCCGCCAGGAAGTCCTCCAGGGGCATGTCCACGCCGCCCCGCACGTTGAAGCGGTACGCGCTGCCGATGGCGATGTGCGACGCGGCGTTCTCGTCGTACAGGGTGTTGAAGAAGAACAGCCCCGAGCGGCTGATCGGGCTGGAGTGCGGCACCAGGGCCACCTCGCCCAGGCGGTGGCTGCCCTCGTCGGTGTCGATCATCTTCAGCAGTGCCCCCTCGCCCTTCTCGGCGCTGGCCCCCGTGATGCGCCCGTCTCTGAACTCGATGCGGATGCCGTCGATCAGCGTGCCGTTGTACGACAGCGGCTTGGTGCTGACCACCGTGCCGTCCACCCGCTCGCGGTGCGGGGCGGTCCAGACTTCCTCGGTGGGGATGTTCGCCGTGAACGTGATCCCGCCGGGCGTGTCGGCCGCGCCGCCGCCCCACACGTGATCGTCCGCGAGGCCCACCGTCAGGTCCGTCCCGCCGCCCCGGAAGTGCAGCGCGGCGTACTGCTTACCGGTCAGCAGCTCGCGGCGGCGGCGCAGGTCGGCCAGGTGCGTTTCCCACAGCGCCACCGGGTCCGGCTGGTCCGCGCGGGTCGCGGCGAAGATCGCGTCCCACTGCTGCGCGACGGCCTGCTCGGCACTCGCGTCCGGGAACATCAGTTCGGCCCAGCCGCTGACCGGCGCGCTGATCAGGTTCCAGTTCAGGCGGTTGGTCATGACCTGCGCCGTGTACGGGCGCCGGTACGCGGCCAGCGTGCGCTGGTGGGTCGCCACGCGCTCGGCGTCCACGCTGCCCAGCAGGTTCGGGTTCGTCGCGCGGATCGCCAGGACCGCGCCGCCCGCCTCGGCCGTCTCGATCTCGGCGTCCACACGCCAGCGGCTGATCTGCTCGAACGTGCCGTCCGGCGCCAGTTCGAAACGCGCCAGTTGCACGTCGTCGTCATCCCAGCGGACATCCACGAAACTGGCTCCCGCCGCGTACGCCTCGCGCACCACCAGCCGCGCCAGTTGCGCCGTCTCGACCGGCGCCTGCACCAGCAGCCGCTGGCCGGGTTTCACGCCCACGCCCACCCGGACAGCCAGCCGCGCGTAGTTCCGTAACTTCTCTTCAAACGTCAGGGTCATGCCCGGAAGGATAGCCACGCGGGGCCGGGATATACAAAAGACCGTCCCGCCTCGCCGCGCACCCTTGACGGATTCCCAAAGCGCCTTTATAGTTCTGTGGCTGGGTATCGAGGCGTAGCGCAGCCTGGTAGCGCACTACCTTGGGGTGGTAGGGGTCGTGAGTTCAAATCTCGCCGCCTCGACCAGCAAAGCACCGGAGTGATCTCTCACTCCGGTGCTTCTTTTTGTGCCGGTTTCCGGACCAGGGCGCCGTTCCCTGCGACGGGGAACGGCGCCCTGGTCATCTACGCCCGTTCGATCAGCGTACCGGCTGCGTCAATGGGGAAGTCCAGCACCCGGCCCTCCAGGCCGTTGCGGGCCATCACGCCGTTCAGGTAGGCGTGCAGGGGCGCGGTGGGTTCGCGGGTGTCGTGGAAGCACAGCACGGTGGGTCCGGCGCCGCTGAGGGCCGCGCCGAGCGCGCCGTGCTTCCAGGCTTCCTCCAGGATGTCGCTCAGGCCCGGCACGAGCGGCGCGCGCCAGATCTGGTGGATGTAGTCCTGCATGGCGTGCCTCAGCAGGTCCAGGCGGCCCTGCGAGAGCGCGGCGGCCAGCAGCGCCGCGTGAGACAGGGCGTGCACGGCGTCGGCGCGGCTGTACTCCTTGGGCAGCACGGCGCGGGCCTTGCTGGTGCTCAGCTCGAAATCCGGGATCAGGACCGTCACGCCCAGGTTGGCGGGCGGGTCCAGCCGCACGTAATGCGTGCCGAGTTTGTCCAGCGTGGCCACGACGATCCCGCCGAACAGGGCCGGGGCGACGTTGTCCGGGTGCCCTTCCTCCCGCGCGGCGACGTCCAGCACGGCCAGGTCGTCCAGCGGGCGGCCCAGCAGTTCGTTCCCGGCGACGATCCCGGCGACCAGCGCGGCGGCGCTGCTGCCCAGCCCGCGTGCCAGCGGCACGTCCGTCTCGATCTCGATGCGGGCGGGCGGCAGGGGACGCCCGGCGCGTCTGGCGGCCAGTCCCATGGCGCGGTACACGTAGTTGCTCTCGTCGGCGGGCGTTCCTTCCAGTTCTGCGCCCAGCGGGACGATCTCGGTGGTGGCCTGCGGCGTCACGCGCAGGGTGGTGTACAGCGGCACGCTCAGGCCCAGGCTGTCGAAGCCGGGGCCCAGGTTGGCGCTGCTGGCGGGAGCCCGCACGGTAAAGGTGCCGGTGGGCGGCTCCCGCGTGGGTGCGGGGGCGGCGGGGCGGTCGCGTTCAGATGGTCCGGGCATAGGTTAGGGGGCCTCCAGGCCGCGCCGGTCGGGGCGGGGCGTGCTGCCGTCATGCTACCCACCACTCCGGTGGGTGTGGGTGCGGGGG is part of the Deinococcus seoulensis genome and encodes:
- a CDS encoding aminopeptidase, with protein sequence MTLTFEEKLRNYARLAVRVGVGVKPGQRLLVQAPVETAQLARLVVREAYAAGASFVDVRWDDDDVQLARFELAPDGTFEQISRWRVDAEIETAEAGGAVLAIRATNPNLLGSVDAERVATHQRTLAAYRRPYTAQVMTNRLNWNLISAPVSGWAELMFPDASAEQAVAQQWDAIFAATRADQPDPVALWETHLADLRRRRELLTGKQYAALHFRGGGTDLTVGLADDHVWGGGAADTPGGITFTANIPTEEVWTAPHRERVDGTVVSTKPLSYNGTLIDGIRIEFRDGRITGASAEKGEGALLKMIDTDEGSHRLGEVALVPHSSPISRSGLFFFNTLYDENAASHIAIGSAYRFNVRGGVDMPLEDFLAAGGNDSLTHVDWMIGSGEIDVDGVAKDGTREAVMRAGEFVI
- the thrB gene encoding homoserine kinase translates to MPGPSERDRPAAPAPTREPPTGTFTVRAPASSANLGPGFDSLGLSVPLYTTLRVTPQATTEIVPLGAELEGTPADESNYVYRAMGLAARRAGRPLPPARIEIETDVPLARGLGSSAAALVAGIVAGNELLGRPLDDLAVLDVAAREEGHPDNVAPALFGGIVVATLDKLGTHYVRLDPPANLGVTVLIPDFELSTSKARAVLPKEYSRADAVHALSHAALLAAALSQGRLDLLRHAMQDYIHQIWRAPLVPGLSDILEEAWKHGALGAALSGAGPTVLCFHDTREPTAPLHAYLNGVMARNGLEGRVLDFPIDAAGTLIERA